The genomic region AATATGCAATCAAAATTATTTTTCGAAGTGACATCAATCGCTTCTTCAATAGATCTTGAAACAGTGATGTCGATTTCTAAGCCGGATGACTTTATTGCATTTTCCAGAATATAAATATCCTGCTGATAGTCTTCAATTATTTGAACTTTTATCATGAAATGGAATTGTTTTGTGTCGTTTTGATTTGTGTGAAATGGATTTTAGGAGGTTTGATTCTCCGGTTGTTCACAGAGCTTCCAATAGCTGTTCAGAATGGAAACTGCGTTAACAAATTTTTCAAACGAGAGCGGTTTTAAAATGTATCCTGCTACGTTTAACCGATAGGCCTCAATTTTATCCTGATCATCGTTCGATGTGGTCATTACAAATACAGTGGTGGATTTCAGTTCGGGGTCATTGCGAAGTTCTCTCAGGAATTCGAGACCATTCATTTTTGGCATGTTAATGTCCAATAGAATAATTCTTGGCTTTGGGTTAAGTTTTGGTCGTCCATTACTTCCACGAAGCATATTCAATGCTTCCACGCCATTGAAGGCAATGTGCAACGGGTTGGTAATATTGTTTTTCTTAAATGCTCTTTGAACATTCATTACATCAACGCTATCGTCTTCAACCAGAAGGATATTTAAAAGTTTGTCTTCCATTGTCATTATGCTTTTATACTTTTTATTGTTTCAGTTTGTGTAGGCCATGTAAATGTGAATCGGGTTCCTTTTCCGTTTTCTGAGTGCAACCAGATTTTACCACCCTGTTCTTCAATAATCTTTTTTACTATGGATAAACCGATTCCTGTGCTCTCCACGTGATCTCTTGCCGATAGGGTTTGGAATAGTCCGAAAATGCGTTGGTGATATTCTTCTTCGATTCCGGGACCATTGTCTTCTACAGAGAATTGACAACAGTTTTCGAGATAGATACAGTTGATTTTTATTTTACCTTGCGGTTTATCAATATACTTAATTGCATTAGATATTAAGTTGGAGAATACCTGGTGCAATCGGATGGTATCTGTTTCAATGGATGGCCATTCGCCTATAACCTCTATTTTTATACTTGGAGGTGGATTTAAGAAATCAATGATTTCCTGCAAATATTGTCCGGTATGAATGACATGTTGTTCTCCTTTTATTTTACCGGCTTTTGTATAGGCAAGAATTCCATGAATGAGATTTTCCATGCGTAGCACACGGCCCCTTAATAGCTGCAGATTTTTTCTGGTATCTGCACTAATATGCTCATTTGAATCCTCTTCAATCCATTCAGCAAGGCTTGCTATTGCCCGAAGAGGGGCTTTTAGATCATGTGAAACCACATATGCAAATTGATCCAGGTCTTTATTTATTTTTTCAAGGTTACTTAGGTTCTTCTTCAATTGTTCTTCAGCACTTATTCGCCTTTCGCTTTCCTTTTTTATTGTTTCGGATATAGAGAGAATGTTGGAGTGAATATCCTCTTTATGCTCGAATTTATAGTTGAGTAAACTCAGTGATTCCGTTAGTTTTTTTAGTGCTAATTTTTGATCTTTACTTTCTTTAAAGAGTTTTGCATTTAAATTGCTCATTTCTGCTGAACTGACAGCTAATGATCTTTCTGCAAGAATTTTGTCTTTTTCAAATTGGTCATAA from Bacteroidota bacterium harbors:
- a CDS encoding GHKL domain-containing protein, whose translation is MRNKLLERQIEKHLGEKSKDPQVRKFIDAVSESYDQFEKDKILAERSLAVSSAEMSNLNAKLFKESKDQKLALKKLTESLSLLNYKFEHKEDIHSNILSISETIKKESERRISAEEQLKKNLSNLEKINKDLDQFAYVVSHDLKAPLRAIASLAEWIEEDSNEHISADTRKNLQLLRGRVLRMENLIHGILAYTKAGKIKGEQHVIHTGQYLQEIIDFLNPPPSIKIEVIGEWPSIETDTIRLHQVFSNLISNAIKYIDKPQGKIKINCIYLENCCQFSVEDNGPGIEEEYHQRIFGLFQTLSARDHVESTGIGLSIVKKIIEEQGGKIWLHSENGKGTRFTFTWPTQTETIKSIKA
- a CDS encoding response regulator, yielding MEDKLLNILLVEDDSVDVMNVQRAFKKNNITNPLHIAFNGVEALNMLRGSNGRPKLNPKPRIILLDINMPKMNGLEFLRELRNDPELKSTTVFVMTTSNDDQDKIEAYRLNVAGYILKPLSFEKFVNAVSILNSYWKLCEQPENQTS